Proteins from a single region of bacterium:
- a CDS encoding DUF58 domain-containing protein, producing the protein MLPEEIAKKVKGIELRTKRLVNDVFSGEYHSVFKGTGIEFAEVREYGIGDDIRLIDWNVTARTGHPYIRTYNEERELTVILVVDVSGSGLFGSRGSSKEELAAEVSAVLAFSAIKNNDRVGLIMFTDRIELYIPPKKGVKHVLRVIREILYFKPEGTGTSITAAVEHVNRILKRKSIVFVISDFLDRGFESAMNVASRKHDLIAVTITDEREEIMSDSGVVAFEDAETGRIRLIDTSSRALRKNYWLAVQKRQNGLIDFFKRAGIDRIDLRTGKSYDEELIRFFRKRMRQYR; encoded by the coding sequence ATGCTGCCGGAAGAAATTGCAAAAAAAGTCAAGGGGATAGAGCTTCGGACAAAACGTCTTGTCAACGATGTTTTCAGCGGGGAATACCATTCGGTCTTCAAGGGAACCGGTATTGAATTCGCCGAAGTTCGCGAATACGGTATCGGGGACGATATCCGTCTTATCGACTGGAATGTGACCGCCAGAACGGGACACCCCTATATCAGGACGTATAATGAAGAACGCGAGCTGACCGTTATACTCGTAGTGGATGTTTCCGGCAGCGGGCTGTTCGGAAGCAGGGGGTCCTCAAAGGAGGAGCTCGCCGCCGAGGTGTCGGCGGTTCTTGCCTTCAGCGCCATAAAAAACAACGACCGTGTCGGGCTCATCATGTTCACCGACAGGATAGAGCTTTATATTCCGCCGAAAAAAGGCGTCAAACATGTCCTCCGGGTTATCCGTGAGATACTCTATTTCAAACCCGAAGGTACAGGGACGAGCATCACAGCGGCGGTGGAACATGTGAACCGCATCCTGAAGCGAAAATCGATCGTATTCGTGATCTCGGATTTCCTCGACAGGGGATTCGAGTCGGCCATGAACGTTGCATCCCGGAAACACGACCTCATTGCTGTCACAATTACGGATGAGCGGGAGGAAATCATGAGCGATTCCGGGGTGGTCGCTTTCGAAGATGCGGAAACGGGGCGCATTCGCCTGATTGATACGTCTTCCCGGGCTCTCAGAAAGAATTACTGGCTCGCCGTACAGAAAAGGCAGAACGGCCTTATCGATTTTTTCAAGCGGGCGGGCATTGACAGGATCGACCTGAGAACCGGAAAAAGCTATGACGAGGAACTGATACGGTTTTTCAGAAAACGGATGCGGCAGTACCGTTAA